Proteins encoded within one genomic window of Ranitomeya variabilis isolate aRanVar5 chromosome 4, aRanVar5.hap1, whole genome shotgun sequence:
- the LOC143768560 gene encoding pulmonary surfactant-associated protein A2-like, with amino-acid sequence MFYHGSLLLTVVVSMVACLPDPLNLAKVPEIPSITKPISPPKVDANIPKPTGGTLKKIGLKGVPVIGNKPAQCQDLQRRVSRLEAVLKLEGRIQVVGDKMIASSGKQVDFATSNLTCNVIGGRIVTPMNEAENSAALEFVKKYNSYAYLGITVGPVPGAFCYLNGTPVVFTCWRKGEPSGKGTEGCTEMYTDGQWNDKACNYKRLTICEL; translated from the exons ATGTTCTATCACGGATCTCTTCTGCTCACAGTGGTGGTCAGTATGGTGGCCTGTCTCCCTGATCCCCTAAATTTGGCAAAGGTTCCAGAAATTCCCAGTATTACAAAACCTATTTCACCTCCTAAAGTAGATGCAAACATTCCAAAGCCAACCGGAGGTACTCTGAAGAAAATTGGACTGAAAG GAGTTCCAGTTATAGGCAACAAACCTGCCCAGTGCCAAGACCTCCAACGTCGTGTCAGCAGACTAGAAGCAG TTCTCAAACTGGAAGGAAGGATCCAAGTAGTAGGTGACAAAATGATTGCCTCCAGTGGAAAACAAGTTGATTTTGCAACATCCAATCTTACATGTAATGTGATTGGTGGACGCATTGTTACTCCCATGAATGAAGCAGAGAACAGCGCTGCATTGGAATTCGTGAAGAAATATAACAGTTATGCATACCTGGGAATAACAGTGGGGCCAGTACCTGGCGCCTTCTGCTACTTGAATGGAACCCCTGTAGTTTTCACCTGCTGGAGAAAAGGTGAACCTAGTGGAAAAGGAACTGAAGGCTGCACTGAAATGTATACTGATGGCCAGTGGAATGATAAAGCTTGTAACTACAAACGTCTTACTATCTGTGAGTTATAA